GACGACCGCCTCCGGTACTGACTACCCGCCCGCCGCACCGTAATGCGGCATCGCATGGTTCCGGAGCTGACGCCCGGTGACCTTCTCGGACCGGATCCGCACGAAATGATCGCGCCGCCCCTCCGCCCAGGGCTGCACGAACGTCCCGGCGACCTCCACTTGTTCGTCCACGTCGGTGATGTGCTCGGCATGTCCGACGATCGTCACGCTCCAGCCCGTACGTAGGTCTGGGTCGAGCTCGTCGGCTTGGAACGCCACCACCTGGTGATCAGTTGCGGCGATCAGCTTGGGGCCGCCGGCCACCCGGATCACCACATCGTCGTGCCACACCCGAAAGTTGACGGGCTGCACGGCAGGCAGGGCGTCTTCGGTAAAAACCAACCGGCCGACGCGCACTCCCTCCAGCAGATCCATGCACTGTCTGCGGGTGAGAATGCCGAGTTCAGAGCCCTTCATGGATCATCCTCCCTGTACCAGTTGCAGAGTACCCACCGGAGTGGAGCGCCAGTGGCCAATGCTGATATCGACCAGACGGGCAACCGCACGTTCGATGCCGAGAGCCAGTTCGCACACATCCGGAGCCGCGTCGTAATCACCGATGACGCCGAACACCAGGCGGTCCGCGTAGCTCAAGATGGCAATCCCGGTTCGCAGCTGCATCGCCAGCGGCGGTATCGGCAGCAGCCGCACCACCTCACAGCCCATGAAGCGCAATCGTTTACGCGGGCCTGGCACATTCGTGGCCACGGTGACCACGCCGCGCTGCGGTAACCGGGTCAGTGCCCGCACCATCCACGCGGTGATCGGGAACGGAATCGCGTTGGCAGCCGAAACCAGGATGTTGCCTGCCTCGCGCTGGCCGCTGGCCTTGGCTCTGGACAGCCGGGAGTGCACCGTCCGCAGTTGTTGCAACGGATCGGCCTTGTCGACCGGCAGGTACGGCAGCATCACCGAGACCCGGTTGTCGGTCCGGTCGCGCGCCTCCGCGGAGCGGACCGAAACCGGCACGAGGATGCGCAGCGCGTCACGACTCGGCTTCTCTCCGCGCCGGATGAGGGTGTTGCGGAACGTGTCGGTGATCGCCGCCAGGGCAACGTCATTGACCGTCACGCCGAGTTCCCGGCACACCGTGTCGACGTCGTCCATCGACACCTCCCCGGTGGCATAGCGCCGCATGCTGGTAACCGGACCGATCAATGAGGTTGCGGCCGCCGGACGCAGCAGGCCGGCGACGATGCCAAGGGCCCCGTGCACGGCCTGCAGCGCGGCCGCGGGCAGTCCGCTCGAAACACGCCACGCCTTGCCGATCCATTCGCCAGGGCTGAAAGCGGCTGTCCCCCTGGCAGCTTGGCGTTTCATCCCGTCACCTGGCACGTCACCGTCACACAGCCGGCTCAGCAGCCGGGTGGCGGCAATGCCGTCGGCGATGCAGTGGTGGACCTTCAACAGGATCGCCCACCTGTTGCCGTCCAGGCCGTCGACGACCCAGCATTCCCACAGCGGTCGGTCCCGGTCCAAGCGGCGTTCCATGATGTCGGCGGCCCACCGGTACAGCGCCGCGTCGTCGCCGGGTTGGGGCAGCGCCGCGTGCCGGATGTGGTGTGCCGCGTCGAAGTTGGGGTCTTCCACCCATTGTGGCGCGGCCAGGTCCAGCGGCTGGGTCTGCAGCAGTTGATGCAGGCGAGGCGCCGTCAGCGCACGCTCGGCGAGTGATGCCGCGACGGTCTCGGGCCTTGGCATCGGTCCGTCCAGCACTGCGATGGCCCCGATCGCCAGGCTCGCGTGCCGGTCGGAGTCCTCTGCTTCCAGGAACCCCGCGTCGAGTACGGTCAACTGCTCCATGCCCTGGATCTTCCACCGGCTACTTATCCGCTGGCAGGGCCGAAAGTCCTCAGTTCAGGTGCCGCGACCACTCACCAACCGCGACGCTGTGGACGCGATCCAGCCAGTTCACTGTCCTTGGCGACATCGCGGCTGCGATACACCACGTAGGGCCGGAACAGATAACCGATCGGGGCGCTGAACACGTGCACCAGCCGGGTGAACGGCCACAGGCAGAACAACACCAGCGCGATCATCACGTGGATGTGGAAGTACACCGGTGCCTGGACCATCAGATCGCCGCGCGGCTGCAGGATCCAGATCGAGCGGAACCAGGGCGACACGGTTTCTCGGTAGTCATGCTCGGCGCCTTCGGGAGTCACCCCGATCGCGGTGCACGCGAAGCCGGCCACCATGGCGGCCACCAGCACCAGGTACATCGTCTTGTCGTTGACGGTCGTGGCCATGAAGACCGGTCCGGTGGTGCGCCGCCGGTAGATCAGCAGTGCGATGCCGGCCAGTGCGGCCATGCCGGCGATGCCGCCGAGAATCACCGCCTGCAGGTGGTAGATGTGGTCGCTCATCACCAGATCCATCCAGGATTCTGGGATGAACAGGCCGACGACGTGACCGATGAACACCACCAGGATTCCGAAGTGGAACATCGGGCTGGCGATCCGCAGCAACCGCGACTCGTACAGCTGCGATGAGCGAGTGGTCCAGCCGAACTTGTCGTAGCGATAGCGCCACCAGGTACCAACGGCGACCATAGCCAGCGTCACATACGGCACCACGTCCCAGAAGATCTCCCAGCCCGACATCAGACGCCTTCCTGTACCCGGCGGGGCGGAACAGTCAACTGAAACGGCTGCAGTCCCACCGATTCCGCTGGCGGACCGCACATCATCAGGCGCGACACATCGTCGACGGACGCCGGCGACGGCAGGGACGCGTCCACTGCCGCGAGCACCGGCGCGTAGGGTGATTTCCGGTCGGCCAGCGCGCGGGCCACCACACCGATCGGCACCCGGTATTTCGTGAGCAGCGCTCGCCCCGCATCTGGGTTGACCGTGGCGGCGAATTCCAGAACGACCGGAAGATGGTCGGGTGCTTCATGTTTCGGAATCTCGACGCCGGCAGCACGGTAGGCCTGGGTGAACTCCACCATGTCCGCACCGCGGTTGCGGGTGTCCCCCGACGTCCAGTAGGTCAGCAGCATGGTGCACCGCTTGTGTAGGTCGAACGTCTCGACATACTCCTGCTGTAACTCCATGGGGCGTCGAACACTCAGTCCGACAACAGTTTCACCCAGCAGGGCCCTCGGTTCACCGGTGACGTGGTCGAGCAGGCGCGCCGCCTTCTGTAGCCGGTCGGCGTGCCCCTCGTCGGGGTAGGCCAG
The window above is part of the Mycolicibacterium fortuitum subsp. fortuitum genome. Proteins encoded here:
- the narJ gene encoding nitrate reductase molybdenum cofactor assembly chaperone; this encodes MLRRRSRDNAMQDRLVWQAASLMLAYPDEGHADRLQKAARLLDHVTGEPRALLGETVVGLSVRRPMELQQEYVETFDLHKRCTMLLTYWTSGDTRNRGADMVEFTQAYRAAGVEIPKHEAPDHLPVVLEFAATVNPDAGRALLTKYRVPIGVVARALADRKSPYAPVLAAVDASLPSPASVDDVSRLMMCGPPAESVGLQPFQLTVPPRRVQEGV
- a CDS encoding WS/DGAT/MGAT family O-acyltransferase, which encodes MEQLTVLDAGFLEAEDSDRHASLAIGAIAVLDGPMPRPETVAASLAERALTAPRLHQLLQTQPLDLAAPQWVEDPNFDAAHHIRHAALPQPGDDAALYRWAADIMERRLDRDRPLWECWVVDGLDGNRWAILLKVHHCIADGIAATRLLSRLCDGDVPGDGMKRQAARGTAAFSPGEWIGKAWRVSSGLPAAALQAVHGALGIVAGLLRPAAATSLIGPVTSMRRYATGEVSMDDVDTVCRELGVTVNDVALAAITDTFRNTLIRRGEKPSRDALRILVPVSVRSAEARDRTDNRVSVMLPYLPVDKADPLQQLRTVHSRLSRAKASGQREAGNILVSAANAIPFPITAWMVRALTRLPQRGVVTVATNVPGPRKRLRFMGCEVVRLLPIPPLAMQLRTGIAILSYADRLVFGVIGDYDAAPDVCELALGIERAVARLVDISIGHWRSTPVGTLQLVQGG
- a CDS encoding pyridoxamine 5'-phosphate oxidase family protein, whose translation is MKGSELGILTRRQCMDLLEGVRVGRLVFTEDALPAVQPVNFRVWHDDVVIRVAGGPKLIAATDHQVVAFQADELDPDLRTGWSVTIVGHAEHITDVDEQVEVAGTFVQPWAEGRRDHFVRIRSEKVTGRQLRNHAMPHYGAAGG
- the narI gene encoding respiratory nitrate reductase subunit gamma; amino-acid sequence: MSGWEIFWDVVPYVTLAMVAVGTWWRYRYDKFGWTTRSSQLYESRLLRIASPMFHFGILVVFIGHVVGLFIPESWMDLVMSDHIYHLQAVILGGIAGMAALAGIALLIYRRRTTGPVFMATTVNDKTMYLVLVAAMVAGFACTAIGVTPEGAEHDYRETVSPWFRSIWILQPRGDLMVQAPVYFHIHVMIALVLFCLWPFTRLVHVFSAPIGYLFRPYVVYRSRDVAKDSELAGSRPQRRGW